The region AATTAAATTATGAATAGATTTTGGAAATTTTTTCAGTACGGATATTTAATGGTTGCTTTTATATGTTTGATAGAAGTCGTAGTTCGTTGGAATGCTGACCGACAAAAAGCTTATTTTTTTCTAGCCTTCTCAATTTTGATTACTTTAGTGTTTTTCTTTAAAAGGCATTTCAGAAAAAAAATTGAAAAAAGGAATCATCAAAATAAATAGAACTTTAAGTCCATAATGGAGGTTGAACTCATTATTATAGGTATCACAATATTACTATCTGCATTTTTTTCAGGTATGGAAATTGCATTTGTTTCAGCAAACAAAATGCATATTGAATTAGAGAAGAAAAGAGAAGGTTTTGTTCCAAAAATATTGACGATCATTACCCAAAAATCATCAAAATTTATCACCACGATGTTGGTGGGAAATAATATTTCGTTGGTAATTTATAGTTATTATATGGGGGAATTTTTAGTTAGATTTATTTCTAAAAATACCTTTAACGATTTCTCTATTTTATTAATACAAACCATTATCTCTACCATTGTAATTCTGGTAACCGCTGAATTTTTGCCAAAGACAATTTTTAGAATTTATGCTAATGAAGTTTTAAAAATATTTGCAGTTCCGGCTTATATTTTTTATTATTTATTTCATTTCTTTTCTGAATTTATTACTGCTATTTCTGATTTTTTTCTTCGAGTTTTCTTTAAAACGAATGCAGATGAGCAACAAACCGAATTTAGTAAAGAAGAGTTAGGTCATTATATTAATGAACAATTAGAAACGGGTAATGATGATGATGAAATGGATTCAGAAATTCAGATATTTCAAAATGCTTTACAATTTCAGAATGTAAAAGCAAGAGAAGTAATGGTGCCTAGAACAGAAATTGTATCGGTAGAAATGCATGAAACAGTTGCTAACTTAAAGCATTTATTTATACAAACAGGGCTTTCTAAAATACTAGTTTATAAAACTTCTTTAGATGATGTGGTTGGTTATGTAAACGCTTTCGAATTATTTAAAAGACCAAAAACTATTAAATCAATTCTATTGCCATTAGAACTTGTGCCAGAGTCTATGATGATTAATGACATCTTAAATACACTCATGAAAAAGCGCAAAAGTGTTGCTGTTGTGGTCGATGAATATGGTGGGACGTCTGGAATGATTACAGTAGAAGATATTGTAGAAGAATTGTTTGGGGAGATAGAGGATGAACACGATTCACAAGAGTTTTTAGAAGAAAAAATTAACGATTTTCAATTCAATTTTTCAGGAAGATTAGAAATTGATTATTTAAATGAAGAATATGATTTAAATATACCCAAATCAGAATCTTATGAAACTTTAGGTGGGTTTATTATAGAACATACAGAAAATATTCCTGAAGAGAAAGAAGTAATTGATATTGAATATTTTGAAATTAAAATATTAAAAATGAGTGGAGCAAAAATTGATGAAGTTTCTTTTAAAATTTCGAATCAAGAAATGTAAAATTTATTTGGATTGATTAGGATATACCAATAGGACTTAACATACTACTAATAAGTGAAAAATGGGTTGCAATATTAAAACCAAAAACCTTATATTCGCAAACTGAAAATAAATTAATATAACATGGCAGTTTTATCGAAAATTAGAGAACGATCGATGTTCTTAATCATCATTATTGGATTAGCACTTTTTGCTTTTGTATTAGATCCCTCTACACTTGGAGATTTTTTTAATTCAAGCAAAGTAAATGAAATTGGTGAGATTGATGGAGAAGCAATTTCTAGACAAGAATTTGCCAATGAATTAGAAGCATATAAGCAACAAACCGGTGGTAGAGTTTCTGAAATGCAAGCAGCAAAAACAGTTTGGGACAATATTGTCAGAAAAAAAATATATAAAAGCCAATTAGATCAAGCTGGAATAAGAATTGGTGAGTCAGATATTTGGAATGAATTGGTAAACGCTTCATTTGTGCAAAATAATCCTGAATATCAAAACGAAGCAGGCTTATTTGACGAAACAAAATTTAAGCAATTTTTAGCAACTGAAAAAGAAAACGGAACTCAATTGTGGTCTCAGTGGTCTTCTTACATGAATCAAATTAGAGATAATGCTGAAACGTCTACCTTTAATAATTTGGTAAGTGCTGGGTTAGGTGCATCTTTAAAAGAAGGAGAAACTGCTTACATGATAGAGAATACAAAATTAAATGCACAGTTTGTATTTATTCCTTATTCTTCAATTGCAGATAGTTTAATAAAAATGAAAACATCAGAAGTACAAGCATATATAGACAATCATGAAAGTGATTTTAAAGTGGAAGCTTCGAGAGATATTTCTTATGTACAGTTTGATATTAAAGCTACTTTAGAAGACGAAGAAATTATTAAAAATGAGTTAATTGGCTTATCAGAAGATTTTAAAAATGCTACAGACGACAATCTATTTTTGTTAGAAAATGATTCGGATACGAATTTGAATCCAAATTATCAATTTAAAAATTTTGTAAACCAAGTCGTTGCAGATAAAATCTTTGCAGGAAATAAAGGAGATGTAGTAGGGCCATACAAAGACAAAGGATTCTTTAAAATTTCTAAAATTACGGAAGTAGTTCAAATGCCAGATTCGGTAAGAGCAAGCCATATCTTAATTCCTTTTGCAGGTGCTCAAAGAGTTGCACCAGAGGAAACAAGAACAAAAGAAGCTGCAAAAAAATTGGCAGACAGTCTTTTATCAGTAATAGAAAAAAGAAAAAGTAAATTTGGAGAGTTAGCCAAAGAATTTTCATCAGATAAAGGTTCAGGAGCAAAAGAAGGAGATTTGGATTGGTTTAATTATCAAAGAATGACTCCTGCTTTCAGAGATTATTCATTTACTGCAAAAAAAGGAGACATGTCTGTGGTAGAATCACCTTTTGGTTTTCATATAATCAAAATTGATGATCAAAAAAACATGCAGAAAGTCTTAAAACTATCAACGTTTGGTAGAAAAATAATTCCATCAGAAAATACTGAAAATACTGTGTTTAGACAAGCAGAAGAATTTGCTTTAGCAGTTTCTAAAGAAAATAAATTCTTTGATGCAGCAAAAGAAAAAAATTATAAACCAAAACCCGTCGTAGGTTTAAAAGCGTTAGATGAAAATGTTCCTGGTTTAGGAAATCAAAGAGCAATTGTTAGCTGGGCATTTAGCGCAGATACAGATGTTAATTCTTTTAAGCGTTTTGATTTAGAGGGGAGTCATGTGGTAGCTTTTGTTACGGGCTCTGAAAAAAAGGGTTTAATGTCAGTAACGAAGGCAATAGGTAGAGTAAGACCTATTCTAAAGGATGAAAAGAAAGCTGCAATGCTTATTGATAAATTAAAAGGTACTGATTTAGAGGAAATTGCTAAAGCTAATAACACGAATGTTAGGACCTCTAATAATATTACCTTAAAAAGTCCCGCACTTTCTGGAGTGGGGGTAGAGCCAAAAATAGTTGGAGCTATGTACAATGCTGCTTTAAATAAAGTGTACACTCCAGTTATAGGTAACAGAGGTGTGTATGCATTTAAAGTTACGAACAGAGAGTTGCCAGTTCCATTACCTAATTATGATGCGAATAGAAAAAGAATTGCAGAAGCAAGAAAAGGACAGACTTTTAAAATGTATGAAGCGATTAAAAAATCGGCAGATATAGAGGATAACAGAGCTGTTATGTACAGTAATTAAAGTTTTTTAGTTTAAATAAATAGGAGAATCCGTTCAAAATTTTTGAACGGATTTTTTATTTTTTAAAGGTTAATGAGCCTCAAACAACTTGGATATAAAATAGTTTTTGAGCACATAAATAATAGAAATTCCAGGCTATTCAAAAGTTGAATTGTAACCAATGTGAATAGTCAATATAAATTGAATGGTTTTCGGTGCAGAGAAATTAGAAATAGGCAACACGTTTTCTCTACGTTTTTTTATAAAAAATAAGCGAAATAAAGACGATTTATTATAAGATGATATCGTTAAAAGGCTCCAAGTAAAATGAAAAAAATAGGTCAAAAATAAAACCTTTTTGAAATCTCAAAAAGGTTTTATTTTATATTTATAAAAAGTTTGAATATGATTAGCCTTTCATAGAGACTAAAAACTCTTCATTACTTTTAGAAAACTTAATTCTATCATTGATAAATTCCATCGCTTCTATTGGGTTCATGTCTGCTAAATACTTTCTTAAAACCCACATTCTCTGTACAGTTTTAGGGTTTAGTAGTAAATCATCACGACGTGTAGAAGATTTTATCAAATCAATTGCAGGATAAATTCTTCTATTAGATATATTTCTATCTAGCTGTAGCTCCATATTTCCTGTACCTTTAAATTCTTCGAAGATTACTTCATCCATTTTAGATCCAGTGTCCGTAAGTGCAGTAGCAATAATGGTTAAAGAACCACCATTTTCAATATTTCTTGCCGCACCAAAGAAACGTTTTGGTTTGTGTAATGCATTTGCATCGATACCACCAGAAAGTATTTTTCCAGATGCTGGTGCTACAGTATTGTAGGCTCTTGCCAAACGCGTAATAGAATCTAAAAGAATCACAACATCATGACCGCATTCTACCAATCTTTTCGCTTTTTCTAAAACAATATTAGCCACACGCACATGTTTGTCTGCGGGTTCGTCAAAAGTAGATGCAACCACTTCTCCACGAACGCTGCGCTGCATATCAGTAACTTCTTCAGGTCTTTCATCAATTAATAAAACAATTTGATACACTTCTGGATGATTCATTGCAATGGCTTTTGCAATATCCTTTAGCAACATTGTTTTACCTGTTTTGGGTTGTGCTACAATCATACCACGTTGCCCTTTTCCTAAAGGAGAAAATAAATCGATTATTCTTGTAGATAAAGAACTTCCTTTTTCAGCTAAATTGAATTTTTCTTCTGGAAATAAAGGTGTTAAATGCTCAAAAGAAACGCGGTCTCTAACAATATTAGGATTTAATCCATTTATTTTTGAAACCCTTATTAAAGGGAAATATTTTTCACCTTCTTTAGGAGGTCTTACATTTCCACGAACGGTATCTCCCGTTTTTAAGCCAAATAGTTTAATTTGAGATTGAGATACATAAATATCATCGGGTGACGATAAGTAATTATAATCAGAAGAACGTAAAAAACCATACCCATCGGGCATCATTTCTAAAACACCTTCACTTTCAATAATTCCATCAAATTCAAAATCAGGATCTCTATATCGATTGGTAGATTTATTTCCGTTGCTTCTACTATTATTTTTATTTTGTTGATTTGTGTTTTTCGCCTTTGCATGATTTGGACTGCGCTGTTGCGTATTGCCATTAGTTCTTGGTTGATTTTTAACAGCAGGCTTTTGTTCTTTGTTATCTGTTGCTTCAGTTTTTACTTCACTGGCCTTGGTAGTCTTAACTGCAAGAGTTTTATTTTCACGAACGTCTGCAGGTTTACTATCTGTATCGTTAGATTTTTCCTCACTGATGGCTTCTTTTTTTGCAACCTTTTTAACAGGAGTCCTCTTTATAGCAGGTGTTTTTTCTTTCCGCGCTTTCACAGCATCTGATTGATTTTCTGATGCTACTTCATCGGCAGGCTCTTTAGTGGGTGCTTTTTTTACAAGTCTTTTTCTTTTAGGCTTTGCTGTAGCAGGTTTACTAGAAGCAGCGGTAACCTCTTTTGTTGCAGAAGGATTTGTAGCTTGTGTATCTAATATTTGATAAACTAAATCTAATTTTTTTAATTGACTCGTCTTGGTAAGACCTATTGACTTTGCTATAACTTGCAAGTCAGCAAGGGTTTTTGCTTTTAGTTCAGAAATTTCGAACATTTATATATTTATTAAGTTATGATAAATCTTAAAATTTTAATATTTTTAAAATTGATTCTTTTGATTTTTTTTTATTGTATATAGCACTATACAACTTTCTTTGGGTGGTAATAATAATACAAATATATACTTTTTTTTTTACTTTCAAGTTTTCTTTTTTTAAAAAAGAAATTCTACTTTTGTGCTACAATAATTATTTATGATTCAAAGAATACAAACCATATATTTAATGCTAGCTTCTATCGTATCAGGAGGTTTAATTTTTATATTTAGCTTATGGAATACGATAAAACAGAAAATTTTTGTTGTAGATTTGTTTTCGAGAGAGTTAATTACTTTAAAAATAATTCCTTTGATGTTCATTTCGTCGGCCATTCTATCCTTAATAGCAATATTTTTATTTAAGAATAGAAAATTACAGTTTGTAATAGGACGAATTATAATTTTGATCAATCTTTT is a window of Polaribacter litorisediminis DNA encoding:
- a CDS encoding hemolysin family protein, which codes for MEVELIIIGITILLSAFFSGMEIAFVSANKMHIELEKKREGFVPKILTIITQKSSKFITTMLVGNNISLVIYSYYMGEFLVRFISKNTFNDFSILLIQTIISTIVILVTAEFLPKTIFRIYANEVLKIFAVPAYIFYYLFHFFSEFITAISDFFLRVFFKTNADEQQTEFSKEELGHYINEQLETGNDDDEMDSEIQIFQNALQFQNVKAREVMVPRTEIVSVEMHETVANLKHLFIQTGLSKILVYKTSLDDVVGYVNAFELFKRPKTIKSILLPLELVPESMMINDILNTLMKKRKSVAVVVDEYGGTSGMITVEDIVEELFGEIEDEHDSQEFLEEKINDFQFNFSGRLEIDYLNEEYDLNIPKSESYETLGGFIIEHTENIPEEKEVIDIEYFEIKILKMSGAKIDEVSFKISNQEM
- a CDS encoding peptidylprolyl isomerase; amino-acid sequence: MAVLSKIRERSMFLIIIIGLALFAFVLDPSTLGDFFNSSKVNEIGEIDGEAISRQEFANELEAYKQQTGGRVSEMQAAKTVWDNIVRKKIYKSQLDQAGIRIGESDIWNELVNASFVQNNPEYQNEAGLFDETKFKQFLATEKENGTQLWSQWSSYMNQIRDNAETSTFNNLVSAGLGASLKEGETAYMIENTKLNAQFVFIPYSSIADSLIKMKTSEVQAYIDNHESDFKVEASRDISYVQFDIKATLEDEEIIKNELIGLSEDFKNATDDNLFLLENDSDTNLNPNYQFKNFVNQVVADKIFAGNKGDVVGPYKDKGFFKISKITEVVQMPDSVRASHILIPFAGAQRVAPEETRTKEAAKKLADSLLSVIEKRKSKFGELAKEFSSDKGSGAKEGDLDWFNYQRMTPAFRDYSFTAKKGDMSVVESPFGFHIIKIDDQKNMQKVLKLSTFGRKIIPSENTENTVFRQAEEFALAVSKENKFFDAAKEKNYKPKPVVGLKALDENVPGLGNQRAIVSWAFSADTDVNSFKRFDLEGSHVVAFVTGSEKKGLMSVTKAIGRVRPILKDEKKAAMLIDKLKGTDLEEIAKANNTNVRTSNNITLKSPALSGVGVEPKIVGAMYNAALNKVYTPVIGNRGVYAFKVTNRELPVPLPNYDANRKRIAEARKGQTFKMYEAIKKSADIEDNRAVMYSN
- the rho gene encoding transcription termination factor Rho → MFEISELKAKTLADLQVIAKSIGLTKTSQLKKLDLVYQILDTQATNPSATKEVTAASSKPATAKPKRKRLVKKAPTKEPADEVASENQSDAVKARKEKTPAIKRTPVKKVAKKEAISEEKSNDTDSKPADVRENKTLAVKTTKASEVKTEATDNKEQKPAVKNQPRTNGNTQQRSPNHAKAKNTNQQNKNNSRSNGNKSTNRYRDPDFEFDGIIESEGVLEMMPDGYGFLRSSDYNYLSSPDDIYVSQSQIKLFGLKTGDTVRGNVRPPKEGEKYFPLIRVSKINGLNPNIVRDRVSFEHLTPLFPEEKFNLAEKGSSLSTRIIDLFSPLGKGQRGMIVAQPKTGKTMLLKDIAKAIAMNHPEVYQIVLLIDERPEEVTDMQRSVRGEVVASTFDEPADKHVRVANIVLEKAKRLVECGHDVVILLDSITRLARAYNTVAPASGKILSGGIDANALHKPKRFFGAARNIENGGSLTIIATALTDTGSKMDEVIFEEFKGTGNMELQLDRNISNRRIYPAIDLIKSSTRRDDLLLNPKTVQRMWVLRKYLADMNPIEAMEFINDRIKFSKSNEEFLVSMKG
- a CDS encoding DUF4293 domain-containing protein, which translates into the protein MIQRIQTIYLMLASIVSGGLIFIFSLWNTIKQKIFVVDLFSRELITLKIIPLMFISSAILSLIAIFLFKNRKLQFVIGRIIILINLFLLVLLIYLSLTLSGETSVSEKGIGMFLPILAILFIVLANKAIKKDEDLVKSVDRLR